The proteins below are encoded in one region of Pseudonocardia sp. DSM 110487:
- a CDS encoding NUDIX hydrolase: MSAVIWVLVAVAVLVLAGLTTLVASRIRRLDRLHVRTDGARAGLEAALERRADAALALAAALETRGVDRAAGVRAAVARTRAAPADGDREGAENVLGRELSAVRRTGVPGAVLDQLVDAEQLLILARHVYNDAVRDTRELRSRRLVRWLHLAGTAPMPDYFEIADAEAGVTTGTRAVAAPARPPVAPPA; the protein is encoded by the coding sequence TGCCGTGATCTGGGTACTCGTCGCCGTCGCCGTCCTGGTCCTTGCGGGGCTCACCACGCTGGTCGCTTCGCGGATCCGGCGGCTGGACCGGCTCCACGTGCGCACGGACGGGGCGAGGGCGGGCCTCGAGGCGGCCCTCGAGCGCCGGGCCGATGCGGCGCTGGCATTGGCGGCGGCGCTCGAGACGCGTGGCGTGGACCGGGCCGCGGGCGTGCGTGCCGCGGTTGCCCGCACCCGCGCGGCGCCGGCCGACGGGGACCGCGAAGGCGCGGAGAACGTGCTCGGCCGCGAGCTGTCAGCCGTGCGCCGCACCGGCGTCCCTGGCGCCGTGCTCGATCAGCTCGTCGACGCCGAGCAGCTGCTGATCCTCGCCCGGCACGTGTACAACGACGCCGTCCGCGACACCCGGGAGCTGCGCTCGCGGCGGCTGGTGCGCTGGCTGCACCTCGCGGGGACGGCGCCGATGCCGGACTACTTCGAGATCGCCGACGCCGAGGCGGGTGTGACCACCGGCACGAGGGCCGTGGCAGCCCCCGCACGCCCTCCGGTCGCGCCTCCGG